The following is a genomic window from Ethanoligenens harbinense YUAN-3.
AGCCCATTGACCAAGACCGACTACCACCCCATTTCCAATTGCTACGAAACGTTGCGTGCTCTGGGGGTCGCGTAGTCTTACCGATCCGCGGGCACGGCTTTTGAATGCCAAAGGTACATACGTAAGAAAAAGCGCAGATGCTAAGCACCGGATCGGTGCTCTGGCATCTGCGCTTTTTATAGTATCAGCATCTGCCTGGAACCATCCCGGCAGGAATATGGTCTCCGTGTCGTTTCCTTTGCTGTGCGGCGGGGGGAGCTTCGGTTTTTTTCAAAAGCCGTACGCCGACGCCAATGCGCATGGGACGTGTGCAAGCGGCAATAAGCCGGATGCGGGCGCAGGAATCGCCTGCATTATCTGGTGGTAACAAGCAGTTCCGCATGTCCGGCAATCTTGTATCCGCCCATGTTTGCGGGGAGAAACAGGCTGTCGCCCTTTTCAAACGCGGTGGCTTTGCCGTCATACAGCAACGCACCCTGCCCATTCAGGCAAAGCAGAGAGACAAAACTGTCCGCTGTGACGGTGCCCTCGATGCAGCCCGATACGCGTAAGCGTTTTACCGAAAAATACGGACATGCGGCAAGGGTGGTTTCCTCGCCGTCCGGCAGGGCGACGGGCGGCTCTGTAGGGCCCACGGGATGAGTGGGCGGCGCCAGATGCGCCACATCCAGCGCTTTCTGCACATGAAGGGTACGCGGTTTCCCGTCCGCCCCCAGTCGATTATAGTCAAACATACGGTAGGTCGTGTTGGAGCTCTGCTGGATTTCGGCGGTCAGGATGCCCGCGCCGATGGCGTGCACCGTCCCGCTCTCAATGAAGAAGACGTCGCCCTTGTGTACGGGAGCCGCATTGAGCAGTTCGGTCAGCGTACCGTCGGCGATGCGTCGTTCCACTTCATCCCGGGTAACTTCATGCTTGAAGCCGTAATACAAGAACGCATCCGGTGCGGCGTCCACAATGTACCACATTTCCGTTTTGCCGGGCTCGCCCTCTACCCGTTGTGCATATTCGTCGTTGGGATGCACCTGGATGGAGAGCGCACGTGCTGCGTCGATCAGCTTGATGAGTATGGGGAACGTTCCGCCCGCAGCCTTGCTGCCTGCCGCCGTGGGTTCCGCCTTGAGATATTCGGGCAGTGTTTTACCGGCAAAGGCGCCGTTTTGGATTATAGAGGGGCCGTCCGGATGGGCGCTCAGTTCCCAGCTTTCCGCGAGCGGCGAAAGGCTGGTTTTTTTGTGAAAATCCGTTTTCAGCCGGTTGCCGCCCCAGAGGTAATCCTTGAAAGCAGGGGAGAGCTTCAGCGGTTCCCGGGAACTGCCGTGCAGACGCAGGGCCGCTGCGCCCACAATACCTGCCCGGTTGCCCAGCGCGGCTATTTTTACCGGCGTGACGAAGCTATGGTCACCGCCGAAACAATGCTGACGCACATAATCGCTCAAACGGTCGGCTAACGGCGCGCCTTCTCCGGAGACACCGCCGCCGATGAGAAGCGTTTCCGGCCGGAAGATGTTGACCATATTCACGATGGTCTCGCCCAGATACCGCTCATAGTTTGCCACCACCTCGACGGCGACGGGGTCGCCCGCACGCATGGCGTCATAGACTGTCAGGGCAGAGATCTCTCCCTTTGCCAGCAGGCTTTCCGGGTGGGTCGCCGCTGCTTCCGTTGCCTGGCGGATAAGTGCGGTGGCCGAAGCGTAAGCTTCGGCGCAACCCTCGCGCCCGCAGGTGCAATGCGCGCCACCCATTTCCAATGTGGTATGTCCCAGTTCGGCGCCGGCACTTTGAGTGCCCTCGTAGATATTGCCGTCGATGATGATACCGCCGCCCACGCCGGTTCCCAACGTAATCAGGATAACGTTCCGGCATCCTTTTGCTGCACCGGCCACCACTTCGCCCAATGCGGCGCAGTTGGCGTCATTGCTGATGCTGCACGGCAGTCCGGTGAGCCGGGTCATCTCCGGGGCAAGCGGTATATGCTCCCAGCGAATGTTGTTGGAGTATACAACCTCGCCGGTGTCGCTGTCGCAGGTGCCCGGGCTGCCGATACCCACACCCACACAGTCTGTCGCCGCAAGGCCTGCCTGCTGGATCACCGCGTTGACCAGGTCGGCCATATCGGCCACAATCTCCTGCCATGGCCGCTCGGCGCCGGTGGGAACGCTCTTTTTCTCAAGGATTTCATAGTTTTCGTTGACGATACCTGCGGCGATGTTCGTTCCGCCCAGGTCGATGCCAACCGCGTAAAGCATAGCTTATTCCCTCTTTTCCAATAATCGACTGTATACTTCCAATTTGTTTTGTTTGGCCGCCGCTGCGGCCGCAACAATGCTATTGAGTATTACAGAAAGAAACATCGACGATAAATTGACCGTATCCATACGCGCTGTCTGGATAGAGTTCCACACTTGCCGGAGCCAAGGCCAACCGTGGGCATAACTCAGGAGAGAGCGAACCGCTCGATGGCGTATGCAACCCCGTCCTGATTGTTGCGGAATGTGACAAAATCGGCCGCATCTTTGACCATGGGATCGCCATTCTCAACGGAAACGCCGAGACCGGCCCAATCCAGCATTTCCAGATCGTTGCAGTTGTCGCCCATTGCCATCACCTCTTCCCGTTTGATGGCGAGATGAGTGCAGAGCTGTTCCAGAGCGGCTCCCTTGCTGGTTCCGCTGTTGGTGATCTCAAGGGTGTTCATGCCGGACGTCGTAACCGAAAGTGCATAAGGTTCCAGTTTTTTTTCGAGTTGCCGCTTCAAACTGCTGTTTTCCATCAGCAGTTCAATTTTTTCAATGCTTGCGCCGGTGCCGCACACAAAACGGATCAGGTCATCCACTTTTTCGCGACGCAGAAACAGCGAAAGCAGAGGAAAATACAGTTTGTCTCGAAGAACCGGGGGAGCAGTGCCGCGCTGTGTATAGGCTTTTCCATCACGGTAAACTTCGGTGAATGTGTTGAATTGGCGCGTAACCGCAAGAATTTCCGTTGCCGTTTCCAAAGGAATCAGGTTGGTGTGGATGGGTTTCCCTCCATACAGGTCGGTAACACAGGCGCCGTTTGAGGTGATGGCATAGCGTACTCCCGAGATCGTCCGGATGGAGCGGGGAATACCCTGTAAATAGCGACCGGTAGCCGGCACAACCCAAATCCCTTGTGCAATCGCCCTCTGAATGGCCCGGCGATTTTTGCGTGAAATGGTGAAGTGGTCGTCTTTCAAAGTTGTTCCGTCCATGTCCAGGGCGATTAGCTTGATTGGCATCGTATCTCCCGAATCCTTCCTGCCGGCGTTTGCCCGTTTGGGTGGATCATTTGCCGAGTGGGTTTATTTAAGAAGGTTTACGCAAAAGACGAGTGTGGAAAGGCACGTTTAGTCATGGTCGGAAAAACCGTTGGCATCCGCAAGCTGCTTGAACCAACGACCGCTTTTTTTGATCGTCCGTTTTCCGTCCTGATCCAGATCGACCGATATGAATCCATAGCGGTTTTTGTAAGCGTTCGTCCAGGACCAGTTATCCATGCAGGTCCACATATGATACCCCTGAACGGCGCTGCCTTCTTGAATCGCCTGATGCACATAGCGCAAATGATCTTTTACGAACGCAATGCGATAATCGTCCTCGATTACGCCGTCGGCATTTTTGAATCGCTCTTCGCCTTCGACGCCCATCCCGTTTTCGGAAATGAAGCAACGGATGTTGTCATAGTTATCGCGAAGATTGATCAAGATATCGTAAATCCCTTTTTCATAGATTTCCCAGCCGCGATAAGGGTTCATCTTGCGCCCGGGAAGAATATAATAATCGAAATAGTCGTCCGGCATAGGATGGACAGAACCCTCTTCGGATTCTTTTGCTTTCACACGCCGCGGTTGATAATAGTTGACTCCTAGCAAATCGACCGTGTTTTCAGCGATAATGGCTACGTTCTCTTCGGTAGCGGATTCGGGAACCAAATCAAGCTCCTTGAGGATTTCCACGAGTTCTATAGGAAACGTTCCCTTGACTGCCGGGTCAAGAAAAGAACGGTTAAAAAAGGCGTCGGCCAGGACGGAGGCCTTTTTGTCGTCCGGGTTGCTGGCATCACGCGGATAGCTTGGCGTCAGATTCAGAATAATTCCGATCTCCCCGTCATAGTTCCCGGCGTGATATTTCTGGATGGCCCGCGCGCTGGCCAGAATCTCATGGTAGCCCACAGTTACCGCATGAGCCATGTTTACTTCATTGGGATAATGGAATTGGTACAGGTAACCGCCCTCAACGCAGACGATCGGCTCATTGAATGTAAACCATTTTTTGACGCGGTCGCCAAACAATTCAAAGCATGTCGCCGCATACGCAACATAGGCGTCGACTGTCGCGGGATCAAGCCATCCGCCTTTCTCCTGAAGGGGATAGGGCATATCAAAATGGTAAAGATTGATAAACGGCTCAATGCCGTTTGCAATCAACGTGTCGATTACCTCGTTATAGAAGCGCACGGCATCCGGGTTGACGGCTCCGGTGCCGTTTGGGATCAAGCGGCTCCATTGAATACTCGTTCGGAATGTGTTATGGCCGATTTCCTTCATCAGCCGGACATCGTCCTTGAACATTTTATAAAACTGCGACGTCTTATCGGGACCGACACGATTGAAGAAATGTTCCGGCTCTTTTTGATACCAGTAATCCCAGATGTTCTCGCCTTTTCCGTCTCCATCGAATCGCCCTTCGGTCTGCGGTCCGCTTGCTGCTGATCCCCACCAAAAATGATCTGGAAATGTGTATGTCTGCATGGTATGATTTCCTCCTGACGTGAAATAGATTTCAAATGAAGAAAAAACGTCGGTGTTGTTGATTTTTCGTTATCAAAAATCCTTCTTTTTCCAAGTAAAGGTTTTATCCATTTGTGTGACCTGGTTGTTGACCGAAACCCCGCCCTTATCATAGCGATGACGGGATCGGGAATATTCAAAGGGCATGCCGTTGTCTAAATAGACAACCTGTTCAATTTCCAATACCGGGTCATTGTCGGAACATTCCAGGTATTTTCTGTCATATGCATCGGGGATATTGGCCCGGATAACTCGATAGCTGCTCCCGATTCTCAAACCAAGATCATTCTGAATATACGAATAAATCGAATGTGTTAAGACCTCGGCGTTCAACCCGGGGATGATACCGATCGGCATATGAGTATATTCGAGCGTGTAGGGTTCTCCATCCAAGCAGCGAAGACGTATGATTCGGTAGACGGGATCCGTTTCGTTCAACAGCAGCCTTTTTTGCTGTAAATTATCCGGGAAAACATGCTCAAATGCAATGACTTTACTCGACAGATTTCTTCCTTTTCCCTGCATGGTTGCAGAAAGGCCCAGATAAGACTTACCGCTGAAATCGAGTTCATTTGCAATCGGGTTTGACATCACATATGTACCGGAACCACGAATGCTTACCAGAAGGCCCAAATAGATGAGTGAATCAATCGCCTTTTTTACCGTCATCCGACTTGTGCCGAATTCATCAGCCAATTGCTGCTGGGTTGGAATTTTCATAAAGGGAGGGTATATATGGTTCTTAATTCTTTCCTCTATCACTTTTGCAATTTTTGAATATTGAATCATATATGCTCCCTCCAATTTGACTTTAGCCTAAATTTTGTCCGTTGGTTTGCGCAACCTGCGCAAACCAATAATAGCTCTTTTTGGGGATTCGCTTTAGATCTTTTATGTCTGTTTCATCACGATTCACATAAACGAATCCATACCGCTTTTTCATTTGACCGGCAGAGCTTAAAATGTCAATGGCCGCCCAGGTCAGATACCCCATGCAATCCACACCGTCTTCCGTAACGGCCTTTTGCAATTGTTCAAGATGCTGGCGGTGATATGCGATACGATAATCATCCAGGATCATCTCATCGTCTATTGCTGTTTCGTCAACGCCGATCCCGTTTTCAATGGGGAAAACCGGAAGTCCATAGCGAATGGACATTCTGTCGAGAATCAAGCGGAAACCGACCGGATCGATCTGCCAATTCCATTCTGTCGTACCGGTAAATGGATTATCGACAAGACCAAACTCTTTATAGCGGTAAACCGGCATATTGACGGGTATTTTATTTGCACTGATCGTGGTGCTGCTATAGTAACTGAAAGCGAGAAAGTCCACTTTCCCCATTAGCAAGTCGTCCACATCCGTCGCTTCGAACTTTGGAAGGCAACCATGCTTTTTCAGATATTCTAACATATATTCCGGATATTTTCCATGACTGTATACATTCAGATAAAACTGGTTCAGGCGCTCATCGATCTCCTGGGCGATCAGTTGATCGTTTGGCGAAGCGGATGCCGGATAGACCAGTTGATAAGCGATCATGCCGCCGATCACCGCATTTTTTGCATGTTCATGCAAATAGCGGACAACCCTCGCGTGGGCAACCAGTGCGTTATGGTTTGTCTGGTACAAATTCCGCTCATTGACAGGCAAATAGCTGCCGCCTATGGACGGGTCCGTTCCGAACAAGTTCTGTTCGTTGAATGTCAGCCAATATTTCACTTTGTCCTTATAGCGGTCGATGATCGTTTGGCCATATTTGACAAAGGCGTTTACAACATATCGGGAGGAAAAGCCGTTGTATTCCCTTGCCAGGTGGGCAGGCATGTCAAAATGATAGAGGCAAATCATCGGTTCAATATGGTGCTCAAGAAGCCGGTCAATCAGGCTGTCATAAAAGGCCAGACCCTCCGGGTTGACTTCTCCGTCTCCTTCCGGAAAAACACGGGACCAGGAAATGGAAAAACGGTAGCAATTCATGTGCATGCCGGCCATAAGGGCAATGTCTTCATCATAACGGTGATAGTCGTCGATTGCCACGACCCAATCGGAAGATTTCCCGCGAACGCATAATTCCGGATCATCGTATATGGAAGGACCTTTTCCCCCTTCATGAACAGCGCCTTCCGTTTGCATAGAAGAGACGGAATTTCCCCACAAAAAATCCGGCTTAAAAGCATTTCCCATTGCGATTTGCCTTCCTTTCTTCCATTTGAGTAGAACGGTATGTCGTTTCAGTACGCAAACATAGCAAAAGCATGCAAGAAGAACCACGTTTCAAAGAACGAAACCAGTACAACCCGCATGCTTTATTTGCTATATTATTTGTTTTGAGTTGCAGATTGCCTGAGCGTATTCAGTTCGCTGTATACTGCCATGAACTCTTTCACCATTGTTTTAATTGTTTCTGCACTCATAAATTGATCTTCCGCGTGCACAAGGATCAGAGAAACATCCTGCGCATTACCGGATGCCTCCTCTTGAACCAGGCCGCTGTGAATCTTGTGTCCGTCGACCAGACACTGATCCCCCTCTTTCATCAATTTTTCGGCTTGCTCAACATTGTTCTTTTTATATTCATCGAGTGCCTTCATGTACATGCTCTTGGCTGTGCCGGTTGCACTGATGATTGTAAAAATTTGTTCTTCAGTTGCCATGTTTTTTTATTCCCCCAACAGTTTCAGTGCCTGATCCAGGACCGCTTTGCCATCCATACGCCCGTAATGCAGCATATTGATCACACCTACGGGTATTTGACCTTTGGTGATATTTTTCACTTCTTTTTCCAGGAAGGAAACCTGCGGCCCAAGCAGGATAACGTCGGCTTTGTGCCATTCTTCGTTGAGGCTGACTTCGGGCACGGCCCAGACCTCGGCCTCAATACTCCGGGCATTTGCCTCTTGCTGAATTTTTTTCACCATAATGCTTGTGGACATACCGGCGTTGCAAGTCAATAAAATTTTTATCATGTTTATCGCCCTTTCTTTACGCGTTTTCGGCAGAATGCGCTTCAGCAGTTTTTTCCTTTTCTATCATTTCCATTTCATTTCGCTGAATACGCTCGCTGATTTTCAGGAATGGCAGATAGAGCATTACCTGCAGTGCAATGACAATGACTTGAAGAACAACGGCACGCCAATCGCCTGCGGTGGCCAGGAACGGAGCAATCAGCGGAGGCGTCGTCCATGGCAGGAAAATAACGCAGGGACTGATCAGATGCAACGCTGTTGCAAAATAGGCAATGGTTGTACCCATGACCGGAGCCAGAATGAACGGGATAATCATCGGGATATTAAAGACGATCGGCAAGCCGAAGATAACAGGTTCGTTGATATTGAACAAACCAGGTGCGATGGCCAGTTTGCCAACATCCTTATTGACCTGAGACCGTCCGAATACAAAGACGGCGATGAGCAGGGAAAGCGTGCATCCGGAACCGCCGATCAAACCAAACGTATTATGGAACGACGTGTTAATGATTGTGGGAATGGTGTGGTGCGCCGCATAGGCGGCGGTATTCAGATTCATATTGATGAGCAGAAGAGGATCGAGCAGACTGCCGGACAGAACCGCCTGATGAATCCCGAAGGTGAACAGCAGGTTCGCGCAGGACAAAATCAGCAGATAGCCGGGCAGACTCGTGTTTACGCGCCGCAGGGGTTCCTGGATGATCATGGCGACCAAAGAAACGAAGTCCGTATGAAGAAATGCCTGAATAAGGAATGAGCCGAAAGCAAAAATGGAGATCAACAGCATCGTCGGGATCATCATGTTGAATGATTTTGAAACAGCCGGCGGAATGTTGTCTCCCAAATTGATCCGCAGTTTCTTGGAGCGGGAGAGGGCCATAAACAATTCCGTGCCGACAAGGCCGACGATAATGCCGGTGAACATAGCCTGCGTACCGATTTGCGCATACGCAATCGCACCAGACACCGCAATGGCTTTCGTGGCGCCCAACGGCGTTACATGTGCCGTCAGCGGGAGCATCGCCATCGTGCAGGCGAAGACGCCGATTACTGCCGCGATTGGGTTGTCAAAACGCTTATTCATTGACAAGTGATATGCGATGGCCACTGCGATCAGAGGCGATGAGAGACTCAACGTTGCATTGGTGACGGTGTTGCCCCATCCCTGCCAGGTCGTTAAAACTTCCGGGCTGATGATATGCGACAGGAATCCGGTTGGTAAAAGTACAACGTTGTTGATTAAAACGGCGATACCGGCGAGAATGAAAATTGGAATTGCCGTTGCGAACGCATCGCGCAACGAACGTAGATGAACCTGTGCCCCCAACTTTTGAGCAAAGATCGTGAATTTGTCAATGAATGACATTTTTTCTGCTTTTGCACCAGCATTACCCATACTGATATCTTCCCCTTCCATAAACTCCGTAAAATGGTTCTTGAGCAATTTGTCTGAATAAGGCCCTTTATCCAGTGACATTATTGTACACCTTTTCGAATGTAATGTAAATACTTTTTAGAAAAAATGTATATACTTTTTTCACATAAAGATGACGGTCTGTGCACATCGCGCTATTTGGCTGTACCGCTTTCAAACTCACCGGTATTGGCCGCTGGAGTGCGCCGGGCGTTTGTCCATATCCGGCGCGCGCTCATTGCGCTTCCACCTTACAAGTATGTGGTTCTGCGTTTAGAATATACCCTAAGCGCGCTCGCAGGCCAAGAAAGGCGGCCATGCCGTCCTCTTGTTCGACGATGCAGGCGCGGGATGCTTGCGTCGCGCCCGGAGATCCGCCATAAGTCGGTTGTGGTGCCCGCTCGATCCGGTTTTCCGATCTGCGCGGGATATGGCACAGGTGCCGTCGCCTCGCCTTCCGCCCGC
Proteins encoded in this region:
- a CDS encoding Cof-type HAD-IIB family hydrolase is translated as MPIKLIALDMDGTTLKDDHFTISRKNRRAIQRAIAQGIWVVPATGRYLQGIPRSIRTISGVRYAITSNGACVTDLYGGKPIHTNLIPLETATEILAVTRQFNTFTEVYRDGKAYTQRGTAPPVLRDKLYFPLLSLFLRREKVDDLIRFVCGTGASIEKIELLMENSSLKRQLEKKLEPYALSVTTSGMNTLEITNSGTSKGAALEQLCTHLAIKREEVMAMGDNCNDLEMLDWAGLGVSVENGDPMVKDAADFVTFRNNQDGVAYAIERFALS
- a CDS encoding PTS sugar transporter subunit IIB, encoding MIKILLTCNAGMSTSIMVKKIQQEANARSIEAEVWAVPEVSLNEEWHKADVILLGPQVSFLEKEVKNITKGQIPVGVINMLHYGRMDGKAVLDQALKLLGE
- a CDS encoding glycoside hydrolase family 1 protein yields the protein MQTYTFPDHFWWGSAASGPQTEGRFDGDGKGENIWDYWYQKEPEHFFNRVGPDKTSQFYKMFKDDVRLMKEIGHNTFRTSIQWSRLIPNGTGAVNPDAVRFYNEVIDTLIANGIEPFINLYHFDMPYPLQEKGGWLDPATVDAYVAYAATCFELFGDRVKKWFTFNEPIVCVEGGYLYQFHYPNEVNMAHAVTVGYHEILASARAIQKYHAGNYDGEIGIILNLTPSYPRDASNPDDKKASVLADAFFNRSFLDPAVKGTFPIELVEILKELDLVPESATEENVAIIAENTVDLLGVNYYQPRRVKAKESEEGSVHPMPDDYFDYYILPGRKMNPYRGWEIYEKGIYDILINLRDNYDNIRCFISENGMGVEGEERFKNADGVIEDDYRIAFVKDHLRYVHQAIQEGSAVQGYHMWTCMDNWSWTNAYKNRYGFISVDLDQDGKRTIKKSGRWFKQLADANGFSDHD
- a CDS encoding type I phosphomannose isomerase catalytic subunit — encoded protein: MLYAVGIDLGGTNIAAGIVNENYEILEKKSVPTGAERPWQEIVADMADLVNAVIQQAGLAATDCVGVGIGSPGTCDSDTGEVVYSNNIRWEHIPLAPEMTRLTGLPCSISNDANCAALGEVVAGAAKGCRNVILITLGTGVGGGIIIDGNIYEGTQSAGAELGHTTLEMGGAHCTCGREGCAEAYASATALIRQATEAAATHPESLLAKGEISALTVYDAMRAGDPVAVEVVANYERYLGETIVNMVNIFRPETLLIGGGVSGEGAPLADRLSDYVRQHCFGGDHSFVTPVKIAALGNRAGIVGAAALRLHGSSREPLKLSPAFKDYLWGGNRLKTDFHKKTSLSPLAESWELSAHPDGPSIIQNGAFAGKTLPEYLKAEPTAAGSKAAGGTFPILIKLIDAARALSIQVHPNDEYAQRVEGEPGKTEMWYIVDAAPDAFLYYGFKHEVTRDEVERRIADGTLTELLNAAPVHKGDVFFIESGTVHAIGAGILTAEIQQSSNTTYRMFDYNRLGADGKPRTLHVQKALDVAHLAPPTHPVGPTEPPVALPDGEETTLAACPYFSVKRLRVSGCIEGTVTADSFVSLLCLNGQGALLYDGKATAFEKGDSLFLPANMGGYKIAGHAELLVTTR
- a CDS encoding PTS lactose/cellobiose transporter subunit IIA, with protein sequence MATEEQIFTIISATGTAKSMYMKALDEYKKNNVEQAEKLMKEGDQCLVDGHKIHSGLVQEEASGNAQDVSLILVHAEDQFMSAETIKTMVKEFMAVYSELNTLRQSATQNK
- a CDS encoding GntR family transcriptional regulator; amino-acid sequence: MIQYSKIAKVIEERIKNHIYPPFMKIPTQQQLADEFGTSRMTVKKAIDSLIYLGLLVSIRGSGTYVMSNPIANELDFSGKSYLGLSATMQGKGRNLSSKVIAFEHVFPDNLQQKRLLLNETDPVYRIIRLRCLDGEPYTLEYTHMPIGIIPGLNAEVLTHSIYSYIQNDLGLRIGSSYRVIRANIPDAYDRKYLECSDNDPVLEIEQVVYLDNGMPFEYSRSRHRYDKGGVSVNNQVTQMDKTFTWKKKDF
- a CDS encoding glycoside hydrolase family 1 protein, whose translation is MGNAFKPDFLWGNSVSSMQTEGAVHEGGKGPSIYDDPELCVRGKSSDWVVAIDDYHRYDEDIALMAGMHMNCYRFSISWSRVFPEGDGEVNPEGLAFYDSLIDRLLEHHIEPMICLYHFDMPAHLAREYNGFSSRYVVNAFVKYGQTIIDRYKDKVKYWLTFNEQNLFGTDPSIGGSYLPVNERNLYQTNHNALVAHARVVRYLHEHAKNAVIGGMIAYQLVYPASASPNDQLIAQEIDERLNQFYLNVYSHGKYPEYMLEYLKKHGCLPKFEATDVDDLLMGKVDFLAFSYYSSTTISANKIPVNMPVYRYKEFGLVDNPFTGTTEWNWQIDPVGFRLILDRMSIRYGLPVFPIENGIGVDETAIDDEMILDDYRIAYHRQHLEQLQKAVTEDGVDCMGYLTWAAIDILSSAGQMKKRYGFVYVNRDETDIKDLKRIPKKSYYWFAQVAQTNGQNLG
- a CDS encoding PTS sugar transporter subunit IIC, encoding MSLDKGPYSDKLLKNHFTEFMEGEDISMGNAGAKAEKMSFIDKFTIFAQKLGAQVHLRSLRDAFATAIPIFILAGIAVLINNVVLLPTGFLSHIISPEVLTTWQGWGNTVTNATLSLSSPLIAVAIAYHLSMNKRFDNPIAAVIGVFACTMAMLPLTAHVTPLGATKAIAVSGAIAYAQIGTQAMFTGIIVGLVGTELFMALSRSKKLRINLGDNIPPAVSKSFNMMIPTMLLISIFAFGSFLIQAFLHTDFVSLVAMIIQEPLRRVNTSLPGYLLILSCANLLFTFGIHQAVLSGSLLDPLLLINMNLNTAAYAAHHTIPTIINTSFHNTFGLIGGSGCTLSLLIAVFVFGRSQVNKDVGKLAIAPGLFNINEPVIFGLPIVFNIPMIIPFILAPVMGTTIAYFATALHLISPCVIFLPWTTPPLIAPFLATAGDWRAVVLQVIVIALQVMLYLPFLKISERIQRNEMEMIEKEKTAEAHSAENA